A single window of Nicotiana sylvestris chromosome 3, ASM39365v2, whole genome shotgun sequence DNA harbors:
- the LOC138887883 gene encoding uncharacterized protein — protein MKIAAENPTRSEKDKKLVDNLRQKVGDYGFDLERAEVELAQARAKLAKNAEGRENFIRQLKEKYDKGILGLKKRVNVLENEMTKQERDFKAEREHCYALMSQLEKDLQQLQEQNHTAEQVLGARS, from the coding sequence ATGAAGATAGCAGCTGAGAACCCTACCAGAAGTGAAAAGGATAAAAAACTTGTAGACAACCTTAGGCAGAAAGTAGGTGACTACGGATTTGACTTGGAAAGGGCTGAAGTTGAACTAGCACAGGCTCGAGCAAAGTTAGCTAAGAATGCGGAGGGACGGGAAAATTTCATTCGGCAGCTGAAGGAAAAGTATGATAAAggaatcttgggtttgaagaaaAGGGTCAATGTCCTTGAGAACGAAATGACCAAGCAGGAAAGAGACTTCAAAGCAGAAAGAGAACACTGCTATGCCCTGATGTCGCAGCTAGAAAAAGACCTGCAGCAGCTTCAAGAACAAAATCATACAGCCGAACAAGTTTTGGGGGCCAGATCATAG